GGAATCGCGTAACGCCCCTTGGCCAACACCATGCTCGGCAGGAAGTCCGCCGCGCACTTGTACAGAATCATCTGCCCTTTCACAGGCTCGACCGGCAGCTCCAGCCCCAGGCTTTTGAGCAAATCACCACTCCAGGCGCCAGCCGTCAGCACCACTTGATCACCGTGGATGGCCCCCGTCGAAGTCTGCACGCCGACGACGTGATCGCCTTCACGAATAAACCCGCTGACCTCGCACTGCTCGTGAATCGTCACGTTCGGCAGCGCCAGCAAAGCAGCCTTGAGGGATTTCACCAGCCGCGGATTGCGCACATTGGCCACGTCGGCCATGTAGATCGCCCGAGAGAAACCGGCGCCCAGTACCGGCACGGCATCGTGCGCCGCCGAGATATCCACAGCCCGCAGCGGACGGTTTTCCCGCTCGGCCCAGGCCAGCGCCTCGGCCTCATCATCCAGATCCAGCCAGTACAGACCGGTGGTGTGAACCTCGGGATCAACCCCGGTCGCGGCAAACAGCCGCTCGCCCAGCTGTGGATAAAAATCCTGGGACCAATGGGCCAGCGCGGTGACCGCCGGACTGTAGCGCCATGGGTAAAGCGGGGAAACGATGCCTCCGCCCGCCCAGGACGATTCCTGACCGACATTCGAACGGTCCAGTAGCACAACGCTCTGCACTTCGGACGCGAGATTGAACGCCGTCATCAAGCCAATCACACCGCCGCCGACAATCACCACTTGCTGTTGCATGGTCATGTTCCGATCCAAACCTTAAGTAGACAGAGGGCACAAAAGGCGCCCGAAAAAGAAACTCAGCGTCCCCAGCAATCCTTGGTGGTCAGCCCGGTCTTTGCTCCGACCATGCTTCTGACACCGGTGTTGGTGATAGTGAAGTCGCCACACTTGTCAGTGGCCATGCTGCCGGCCTTGCGTGTCGCGGTCAGCAGGAAGGTCTGGTCGGTCAGGGTCGGGGTGATCGTGTAATAGTCATTGCCGGTGCTCAGGCCGGTGGCACCGGTGTAGACATTACTCTTCGAGTAAAACCGTTCGAGAATTTGCGCCTGCTCGGAGAGCAGACCCGCCACTTCAGCCCGACGCCCCTTTTTCACGTATTCGGTGAGGCTCGGGTAGCCAATGGTGATGACGATCCCGATGATCGCAATCACGATCATGATTTCGATCAGGGTAAAACCTCGGTTGGATCTGCGCATGCCTCAACTCTCACTTACTGAATTTGTCGCCACATGATGCGACGGCTGCCGCCGCCGCCCTTCTCGGTCAGCTTGGTCACCGTGGAACCGGTATCGGTCACGATCTTGCCGGTTCCACCGTTGGTAATGGCGCTCAAGAACGGCATCCCTCCAGTGAAAATCACCCCACTGGATATCGTGTCCGCGCTGTCGACTACCCCGTCGTTGTTAGTATCGAGCACCGCGTAATTGAGCATCTTACCGCTGAACGCATCCAGTTCGACCAGTTTGCCGGTGCCGAAACTGGCACAAGGATCCGTGGTGTCGACGTTGGCTGTGGTAAATACGATTCGCCCCAACACCAGGGACGCCTGGCTGATCACCCGCTCACCGGTCAGTACGTTGTTGTAGACCAGTGGCAGGTACCAGCCCTTCTCCGCCGGATAGGTCACTTCGTTCTGGCTGGTGGTGATGAATTGCCCCGAGCTCCCCGAGAACACGCCAGTCACCGATTGGGCCTGCAAACTGGAGGTGGTGATCTGCCCGGAACCGCCGTCCGCGTCCCACACCGCATAGAACGCCTGCAGATCCTTGCTTGTCTTGTCGGCAGTCTCGTTGAACTTGCCGGTGCCGAAAAACACCACTTTGCCGCCCAGTGAATTGTCCGCCAGTAACGGCTGCGCAGTGATGGGCTGGGTGGCGCCGCCCGCTGCCGTGAACAAAGGCTTGCCGGAAAACGCTACGCCCCAGGTATCCGTGCTGGTGCCGCTTAAATCAAATTTCCACAGCCTTCCTTTCAGATCGCCACCATAGGCGGCTTGCACCACATTCTGCGAGTTGACCTTGAGCTTCACCGACGACAAGCCGTTGGTAGTCTCCGTACTGTCGACCACGATTTTCTTGATCAGCGACCCATCAAAGACATCCACCACGTACAACGCTGCCACGCCCGAGTTGCTGCCATAGCCGTTGGAGATGAACGCTGCCCACCGCCCATTCGACAAGCGTGCCACTTCGGGACGGGCGTAGGCATAACCCAGATCATTGAAAACGTTCGTCGGGTTTGCAGTCGCGGGAGCACTGATTTCCCACAACGCCTTGATCACGTTACTGGGCGACGCGTCGAACAACTGCAGCGCGTAAAAAGTCTTGCCACCCGCCCCGGTCCCGCCGAGCGCCAGGGTTTTCCAGGCGCTGTTAAGTTGTGCATCGAATACGCCGACCTGACCGTCGACCAGAAACTTGTGGCTGACGCCGTTGATATAAGCGGTATCGGCGATATAGCGCAGCGATGGCAAGACACTGGAAGGCATGTAGGCATAGCGCCTCGCGCCGTTACCTGAGTTGATGACGCTGACAAACCCGTCGTTGGCATTGACCACCAGACTGGAGTTCATGCTGGTGGCTTTGGTCGCCAGATAGGTGCTGTAGCTGGTGTCGCTCACCAGATCCGATGCGGTTTTATCCGTCGGCGAGGCCAGCACCAGAGGCGAGTTGATGATATCGCCGAGCAGCACACTGCGCACTTTCAAGCCGGTTTTGTTGGTGCCCTTGCTCCACTCCACCAGGTCGCTGCCGGTGATGTCGGTGGGCAGTCCTTGACTCAACACCGTCCGCTGCGCCGGAGCGAAGCTGGTGTAAGCCAGGGGGACGGGAGCATTACTCACGGTGTTCCACGACTGGTAAACAGGCGCCGTTGCACCGGGTACGATGGCCGTGTCAGTGGTCCAGAGCACCGAGGCGGTATTGACCGCGCCACTGGCAGTGAACCCATAGGATTTGATGGTGCCGCGCCAGTCCTTCGGGTCGTAGCTGGTCTGGTAGTAAGCGGAACCGACCCCGACGATTGAGCTGCTGGTGGTGCCGCTCCCACCTGAACCGGCCTTAGTCGTGATGTCGCTCAGGGCGGATGCCAGCGCGGCGTTGAGGCCGACGCTGTCTGTTGCCTGATAATACTTGCCCTGCCCGTATCTGGCGGCGTCCGACAACATCTGATTCGCAGCAGTGAAGCCTACGGTGTAGGTGTTCATGTTCTGTGTGGGGAAATCTGTGGCGTTCCAGTTCTTGCCGGCGGCGTCGGTACCGGTGTTACGCATATCGATGTCGAAGGCGAATTTGGCAATGTCGTCCAGGTACAACGTATCACCCTCGCCATCACCGGAGAGGTTGTCGCCATCGTTCGCCCTGATGCCGTCCCAGTTCGGCAAACGGCTGCCACCCAGCGGGTCGTTGGTCGGGAAGGTCCGGTCGAACGTAGGCAAGCCATCGGTGACCACCACGCCGTAGTTTTTCTGGCAGCGATACTGGATCGG
This DNA window, taken from Pseudomonas fluorescens NCIMB 11764, encodes the following:
- the thiO gene encoding glycine oxidase ThiO; protein product: MTMQQQVVIVGGGVIGLMTAFNLASEVQSVVLLDRSNVGQESSWAGGGIVSPLYPWRYSPAVTALAHWSQDFYPQLGERLFAATGVDPEVHTTGLYWLDLDDEAEALAWAERENRPLRAVDISAAHDAVPVLGAGFSRAIYMADVANVRNPRLVKSLKAALLALPNVTIHEQCEVSGFIREGDHVVGVQTSTGAIHGDQVVLTAGAWSGDLLKSLGLELPVEPVKGQMILYKCAADFLPSMVLAKGRYAIPRRDGHILIGSTLEHEGFDKTPTASALESLKASAVELIPALAEAEVVGHWAGLRPGSPEGIPYIGRVPGFDGLWLNCGHYRNGLVLAPASCQLFVDVMLGRAPIIDPAPYAPAGRI
- a CDS encoding type IV pilin protein; amino-acid sequence: MRRSNRGFTLIEIMIVIAIIGIVITIGYPSLTEYVKKGRRAEVAGLLSEQAQILERFYSKSNVYTGATGLSTGNDYYTITPTLTDQTFLLTATRKAGSMATDKCGDFTITNTGVRSMVGAKTGLTTKDCWGR
- a CDS encoding pilus assembly protein is translated as MPSTDRCSGIWRLLSGVALGLYLSAPAYAFTPSDSPLLSAAAVPPNVMLLIDDSGSMNNIIWAPDFNPAANQAPIANCSSNSSCFTGQSLDMDDTNIALSSLYRGGCSTNGNWYGFYRGFLGLSSICLKLPDPVGNENTRYTANYLSYLVTQANGANRDYTTGAIPNDYRMNVAKEVSKKLVTSNRALRIGLSTFNPPTSSNSGPGGFIARAVSDLSPVGSITQDKADDNFEALISSITGLSAIANTPLAETYYEITRYMRGMAPYYNSTPTTYTSPIQYRCQKNYGVVVTDGLPTFDRTFPTNDPLGGSRLPNWDGIRANDGDNLSGDGEGDTLYLDDIAKFAFDIDMRNTGTDAAGKNWNATDFPTQNMNTYTVGFTAANQMLSDAARYGQGKYYQATDSVGLNAALASALSDITTKAGSGGSGTTSSSIVGVGSAYYQTSYDPKDWRGTIKSYGFTASGAVNTASVLWTTDTAIVPGATAPVYQSWNTVSNAPVPLAYTSFAPAQRTVLSQGLPTDITGSDLVEWSKGTNKTGLKVRSVLLGDIINSPLVLASPTDKTASDLVSDTSYSTYLATKATSMNSSLVVNANDGFVSVINSGNGARRYAYMPSSVLPSLRYIADTAYINGVSHKFLVDGQVGVFDAQLNSAWKTLALGGTGAGGKTFYALQLFDASPSNVIKALWEISAPATANPTNVFNDLGYAYARPEVARLSNGRWAAFISNGYGSNSGVAALYVVDVFDGSLIKKIVVDSTETTNGLSSVKLKVNSQNVVQAAYGGDLKGRLWKFDLSGTSTDTWGVAFSGKPLFTAAGGATQPITAQPLLADNSLGGKVVFFGTGKFNETADKTSKDLQAFYAVWDADGGSGQITTSSLQAQSVTGVFSGSSGQFITTSQNEVTYPAEKGWYLPLVYNNVLTGERVISQASLVLGRIVFTTANVDTTDPCASFGTGKLVELDAFSGKMLNYAVLDTNNDGVVDSADTISSGVIFTGGMPFLSAITNGGTGKIVTDTGSTVTKLTEKGGGGSRRIMWRQIQ